In Candidatus Sedimenticola sp. (ex Thyasira tokunagai), the following proteins share a genomic window:
- a CDS encoding Na/Pi cotransporter family protein: MAAVLLAFPVFAGDGSGDGIGWSVISVKLFGGIALFLSGMDQAASALRAVAGVRMKGILARLTHNRFMGATTGAFVTAVVQSSSVTIVLVVGFITAGLMSLSQSVGVIMGANIGTTVTAQIVAFKVTEASLLMVGVGFTMLFAFKQDRVRQYGALLMGLGLVFFGMSVMSDAMVPLRSHQPFLDLMVGLENPAIGILVAAVLTGLIQSSSATTGIVIVMASQGFLTLPAGIALAFGANIGTCITAIQVSIGKPMEAVRAAVVHVLFNIAGVLLWIMFIPQLADFVAWFSPTYPELEGMDRVAAEVPRQIANAHTVFNVANTLIFIWFSVQIAHLVERLFPDRELEEEVLVFSAKYLDEELLQTPSLALDQVRLEVQHMGKLVKKMLDDIMPAIVSGNRRSLEAVRQMDDEVDILYEQIIDYLGRISKQSLTESQMEEFLNLMEAVGDLENIGDTIETNMVALGHDRNDSGFSISAPTKEVLNGFQSVVKKAVDAAIQAVSQHDKEVALAVVAMKREITELANSASSHQAERLVAEEPNRIAAYTIEVDIIEKQKRIYYFARRMAETVILPGEVEEE, from the coding sequence ATGGCGGCGGTCCTGCTGGCATTTCCCGTTTTCGCGGGAGATGGTAGCGGCGATGGTATCGGATGGAGTGTAATCAGCGTGAAGCTGTTCGGCGGTATCGCCCTCTTCCTCTCCGGTATGGACCAGGCGGCCAGTGCCTTGAGGGCGGTTGCCGGCGTGCGGATGAAGGGTATCCTGGCCAGGCTTACTCATAACCGTTTCATGGGGGCTACAACGGGCGCGTTTGTAACTGCCGTTGTTCAGTCCTCATCAGTGACCATCGTGCTGGTGGTTGGCTTCATTACCGCTGGCCTGATGTCCTTGTCACAATCAGTCGGTGTCATCATGGGCGCCAACATTGGCACCACCGTTACCGCCCAGATCGTGGCATTCAAGGTCACCGAGGCGTCGTTGCTGATGGTCGGCGTTGGTTTCACCATGCTGTTCGCCTTCAAGCAGGATCGGGTCAGGCAGTATGGTGCCCTGCTCATGGGATTGGGCCTGGTCTTCTTCGGCATGAGTGTGATGAGTGACGCCATGGTGCCGCTACGCAGCCACCAGCCCTTCCTGGATCTTATGGTTGGTTTGGAGAATCCCGCTATCGGCATTCTGGTGGCGGCGGTCTTAACCGGACTGATCCAGTCCTCGTCGGCCACCACCGGTATTGTGATCGTGATGGCGAGTCAGGGTTTTCTCACCCTGCCTGCCGGTATCGCCCTCGCATTCGGCGCCAATATAGGCACCTGCATAACTGCCATCCAAGTCTCTATCGGCAAACCGATGGAGGCGGTGCGGGCTGCTGTGGTACACGTGCTTTTCAACATAGCCGGAGTTCTACTGTGGATAATGTTTATTCCACAGCTGGCGGATTTTGTGGCCTGGTTTTCGCCTACCTACCCGGAACTCGAAGGTATGGATAGGGTGGCTGCGGAGGTACCCCGTCAGATCGCCAACGCACACACTGTCTTCAATGTGGCCAACACATTAATATTCATCTGGTTTTCGGTGCAGATCGCACACCTCGTGGAGCGACTTTTTCCGGACCGGGAGTTGGAGGAGGAGGTGCTCGTTTTCAGTGCCAAATACCTCGATGAAGAGCTATTGCAGACCCCCTCCCTGGCCCTGGACCAAGTGCGCCTGGAGGTACAGCATATGGGTAAACTGGTAAAGAAAATGCTTGATGACATCATGCCGGCCATCGTGAGCGGCAACCGGCGCTCCCTGGAGGCGGTCCGTCAGATGGATGATGAGGTGGATATCCTCTATGAACAGATCATCGACTACCTGGGGCGGATCAGCAAGCAGTCCCTGACGGAATCACAGATGGAGGAGTTTCTGAACCTGATGGAAGCGGTGGGCGACCTGGAGAATATCGGTGACACCATCGAAACCAATATGGTGGCACTAGGTCACGACCGCAACGATTCCGGCTTCTCCATCAGTGCGCCCACCAAAGAGGTGCTCAATGGATTCCAGTCGGTGGTAAAAAAGGCGGTAGATGCAGCCATTCAGGCGGTCTCCCAGCATGACAAGGAGGTGGCGCTCGCAGTCGTTGCCATGAAGCGTGAGATCACCGAACTGGCCAATTCGGCATCGTCCCATCAGGCAGAGCGGCTGGTGGCCGAGGAGCCTAACCGGATCGCTGCCTACACCATCGAAGTGGATATCATCGAAAAGCAGAAGCGCATCTACTATTTTGCCAGACGCATGGCCGAGACGGTAATCCTGCCTGGTGAGGTGGAGGAAGAGTAA